A genomic segment from Thamnophis elegans isolate rThaEle1 chromosome 3, rThaEle1.pri, whole genome shotgun sequence encodes:
- the CKS2 gene encoding cyclin-dependent kinases regulatory subunit 2, with protein sequence MSHKQIYYSDKYFDENYEYRHVMLPRELSKQVPKTHLMTEEEWRRLGVQQSLGWVHYMIHEPEPHILLFRRPLPKGQQK encoded by the exons ATGTCTCATAAACAGATCTATTATTCGGATAAATACTTCGACGAGAACTACGAATACCG GCATGTGATGCTGCCAAGAGAGCTCTCAAAGCAAGTACCAAAAACACATCTAATGACTGAAGAAGAATGGAGAAGGCTTGGTGTTCAGCAGAGTCTTGGCTGGGTCCACTATATGATTCATGAACCAG AACCACATATCCTTCTTTTTAGAAGACCACTTCCAAAAGGCCAACAAAAATAA